The Anaerolineales bacterium genome includes a region encoding these proteins:
- a CDS encoding ABC transporter permease, translated as MNKTSLLDRIQGNRLVLPLAALALILLFDAFYAPSFFKIGIQDGHLYGNLVDVLNNGAPLALVAIGMTLVIATGGVDLSVGAVIAISAAIGAVLINPALGNELISNAILTQDATNTPLPLILLANLAAGTLCGLWNGFLVSRVRIQPIVATLILMVAGRGIAQLITNGQIMTIYYTPYFWFGNGYILGLPVSIYIVALVFFLAWLLVRKTSIGMFIESVGINSKASFYSGIDEKNVKLLAYAFCGFCGAVAGLILSSYVHSADGNNNGLNYELDAILAVVMGGTLMTGGRFSLLASVIGALVIWTFTLTVYTLGVPANALLAAKAVLVMIVILLYSDIAKRLTDRMFGRKGGQRGPAN; from the coding sequence ATGAACAAAACCTCCCTGCTCGACCGAATCCAAGGAAACCGCCTCGTCCTGCCCCTGGCGGCCCTCGCGCTGATTCTCCTGTTCGACGCGTTCTACGCTCCTTCCTTTTTCAAGATCGGCATCCAGGACGGGCACCTGTACGGCAACCTGGTCGACGTCCTGAACAACGGCGCCCCCCTGGCGCTGGTGGCCATCGGGATGACCCTGGTGATCGCCACCGGCGGCGTGGACCTGTCGGTGGGAGCCGTAATCGCCATTTCGGCCGCCATAGGCGCGGTGCTGATCAACCCGGCCCTGGGCAACGAGCTGATCTCGAACGCCATCCTCACCCAGGACGCCACCAACACCCCCCTGCCGCTCATCCTCCTGGCAAACCTCGCGGCCGGCACCCTGTGCGGGTTGTGGAACGGTTTCCTGGTGTCGCGGGTGAGGATTCAGCCGATCGTCGCCACGCTGATCCTCATGGTGGCCGGCCGCGGCATCGCCCAACTCATCACCAACGGGCAGATCATGACGATCTATTACACGCCCTACTTCTGGTTCGGCAACGGGTACATCCTGGGGCTGCCGGTGTCGATCTACATCGTGGCGCTGGTGTTCTTCCTGGCGTGGCTGCTGGTCCGCAAGACGTCAATCGGGATGTTCATCGAATCCGTGGGGATCAATTCCAAAGCCTCGTTCTACAGCGGGATCGACGAAAAAAACGTCAAGCTGCTGGCGTACGCCTTCTGCGGCTTCTGCGGCGCGGTGGCGGGGCTGATTCTCAGCTCCTACGTCCACAGCGCGGACGGGAACAACAACGGGCTGAATTACGAGCTGGACGCGATCCTGGCCGTCGTGATGGGGGGCACGCTGATGACGGGCGGCCGGTTCTCCCTGCTGGCCAGCGTCATCGGCGCCCTGGTAATTTGGACGTTTACGCTCACCGTGTACACGCTGGGAGTCCCGGCCAACGCCCTGCTGGCGGCCAAGGCGGTGCTGGTGATGATCGTCATCCTCCTGTACTCGGACATCGCCAAACGGCTGACGGACAGAATGTTCGGCCGGAAAGGAGGGCAACGTGGCCCGGCGAATTAG
- a CDS encoding sugar ABC transporter ATP-binding protein has translation MENQAELLRMSNISKSFPGVTALDSVDFSLRRGEIHALMGENGAGKSTLIKVLTGVEHPDAGTIELRNRLVAVHSPQHSQELGISTVFQEVNLCTNLTVAENILLGREPLRFGLVDWGAMENRAREALKRLDIDIDVTRPLGNYSIAVQQMVSIARSLEIASAKILILDEPTSSLDVNETNLLFDVMRKLKREGIGIVFISHFIDQVYQVADRITVLRNGQLVGTYEAKTLPRLQLVAKMLGRNITDLEAVSKTKEQRAAEEKKDSLLAAKDLGRKGSLEPMDLELLASEVVGIAGLLGSGRTEIANLIFGIETPDHGTVTMRGKTVERFSPLESIKHGIALCPEDRKAEGIIGDLTIRENVVLALQARYGWWKFLSPQKQNEIAKRFIELLGIVTPSPEQLAKNLSGGNQQKLILARWLATDPHVLILDEPTRGIDVGAKAEIQKLVVDLAREGKSCLFISSELEEVMRTSNRIVVMRDHKKAAELPGDTNEQILMKTMEGSL, from the coding sequence ATGGAAAACCAGGCAGAGCTTCTCCGCATGAGCAACATTTCCAAGTCGTTTCCCGGCGTGACGGCGCTGGATTCCGTGGATTTTTCGCTCCGGCGGGGGGAAATCCACGCGTTGATGGGCGAGAACGGCGCCGGGAAATCCACCTTGATCAAGGTCCTGACCGGGGTCGAACACCCCGATGCCGGAACGATCGAACTCCGCAACAGGCTCGTGGCAGTGCATTCCCCGCAACACTCCCAGGAGCTGGGCATCAGCACGGTCTTTCAGGAGGTGAACCTGTGCACCAACCTGACCGTGGCGGAAAACATCCTGCTGGGGCGTGAGCCCCTCCGCTTCGGTCTGGTCGATTGGGGCGCGATGGAAAACCGGGCCCGCGAGGCGCTGAAGCGCCTCGACATCGATATCGACGTTACCCGGCCGCTGGGGAATTATTCCATCGCCGTCCAGCAGATGGTGTCGATCGCGCGCTCGCTGGAAATCGCCTCCGCGAAAATCCTGATCCTCGACGAACCCACGTCCAGCCTGGACGTCAACGAAACCAACCTGCTCTTCGACGTGATGCGCAAACTGAAGCGCGAAGGGATCGGCATCGTCTTCATCAGCCATTTCATCGACCAGGTCTACCAAGTGGCGGACCGCATCACGGTCCTCCGCAACGGGCAGCTGGTGGGCACCTACGAGGCCAAAACCCTTCCGCGGCTCCAGCTGGTCGCCAAGATGCTGGGGCGCAACATCACCGATTTGGAGGCGGTCTCGAAAACCAAGGAACAACGCGCGGCGGAGGAAAAGAAGGATAGCCTGCTCGCCGCGAAGGACCTCGGGCGGAAAGGGTCGCTCGAGCCTATGGACCTGGAATTGCTGGCCTCCGAGGTCGTGGGGATCGCCGGCCTGCTGGGCTCCGGAAGGACCGAGATCGCCAACCTGATCTTCGGCATCGAAACGCCCGACCACGGGACCGTAACGATGCGGGGAAAGACGGTGGAGCGTTTCTCGCCGCTGGAATCGATCAAGCACGGCATCGCCCTGTGCCCGGAGGACCGGAAAGCCGAAGGCATCATCGGGGATCTCACCATCCGCGAGAACGTCGTCCTGGCCCTGCAGGCCCGCTACGGCTGGTGGAAATTCCTCAGCCCCCAAAAGCAGAACGAGATCGCGAAGCGGTTCATCGAACTGCTGGGGATCGTCACGCCGTCGCCGGAGCAACTGGCGAAAAACCTGAGCGGCGGAAACCAGCAGAAGCTGATCCTGGCCCGTTGGCTGGCGACCGATCCGCACGTGCTCATCCTGGACGAGCCCACGCGGGGAATCGACGTGGGCGCCAAAGCAGAAATCCAGAAGCTGGTTGTGGACCTCGCCCGCGAGGGCAAATCCTGCCTGTTCATTTCCTCCGAACTGGAGGAGGTCATGCGCACGAGCAACCGGATCGTTGTCATGCGCGATCACAAGAAGGCGGCGGAACTGCCGGGCGACACGAACGAGCAGATCTTGATGAAGACCATGGAAGGCAGCTTATGA
- a CDS encoding ABC transporter substrate-binding protein — MKASKVAVFVLVLLAVGLLASCGQAATATSAAAVPTTESAAAETSAPAKKTYADMTLCYPQLGAESDWRTANSASIKDTAKELGIKQLIFSDAQQKQENQISAMRACIQQKVDVIALPPVVEDGWDAVLTEAKNAGIPVIIVDRSVSADPSLYAVHIGSDMALEGERAAAEFNKKFPDGASILELSGTTGSGAAEGRARGFRAELNANITILDSQTGNFTRAEALPVMQAFLKKYQAGTDFQGIFIHNDDMGIGAIEALKAAGVQPGDLFIVSVDGTRGGFQAMIDGWFQADVECNPLLGPQVFEIALKLMNGEPVEREILTNETVYYPENAAELLPSRQY; from the coding sequence ATGAAGGCTTCGAAGGTTGCAGTGTTCGTCCTCGTGCTGCTGGCCGTCGGCCTGCTGGCCTCCTGCGGCCAGGCGGCGACCGCCACCTCGGCGGCGGCCGTTCCGACCACCGAATCCGCGGCCGCCGAAACCTCGGCTCCCGCCAAGAAAACCTACGCCGACATGACCCTGTGCTACCCGCAGCTCGGCGCCGAGAGCGACTGGCGGACCGCCAACAGCGCCTCGATCAAGGACACCGCCAAGGAACTCGGCATCAAGCAATTGATCTTCTCCGACGCGCAGCAGAAGCAGGAGAACCAGATCTCCGCCATGCGCGCCTGCATCCAGCAGAAGGTGGACGTTATCGCGCTGCCGCCCGTCGTGGAAGACGGCTGGGACGCGGTGCTCACCGAAGCCAAGAATGCCGGCATCCCGGTGATCATCGTCGACCGCAGCGTCAGCGCCGATCCTTCCCTGTACGCCGTGCACATCGGCTCCGACATGGCGCTGGAAGGCGAGCGGGCCGCCGCCGAGTTCAACAAGAAATTCCCGGACGGCGCGTCGATCCTCGAGCTCTCCGGCACCACGGGCTCCGGTGCGGCGGAAGGCCGCGCCCGGGGCTTCCGCGCCGAGCTCAACGCCAACATCACGATCCTCGACTCGCAGACCGGCAACTTCACCCGGGCCGAGGCTCTGCCCGTGATGCAGGCGTTCCTGAAGAAGTACCAAGCCGGAACCGACTTCCAGGGCATCTTCATCCACAACGACGACATGGGAATCGGGGCCATCGAGGCGCTCAAGGCCGCGGGCGTCCAGCCGGGCGACCTGTTCATCGTCTCCGTGGACGGCACGCGCGGCGGCTTCCAGGCGATGATCGACGGCTGGTTCCAGGCGGACGTGGAATGCAATCCGCTCCTCGGGCCGCAGGTCTTCGAGATCGCGCTGAAGCTCATGAACGGCGAACCGGTGGAGCGTGAAATCCTCACCAACGAGACCGTGTACTATCCGGAAAACGCCGCCGAACTTCTGCCCTCCCGCCAGTACTAG
- a CDS encoding ABC transporter substrate-binding protein: MNIRKQLRIAAVFWCAAALGGCGSASPAGSGSPSTAECTAARKTYQDIVVGYAQIGAESEWRAANTASVKEAAAELGVELKFSDAQQKQENQIRAIRSFIVQKVDVIGVPPVVETGWLEVFQQAKSAGIPIILVDRRAAVPDDLYVTLLGSDFLEEGRNAARAMAKVTGGKAKIVELVGTIGSAPANDRYKGFREVLKDYPGMEIIDSASGDFILAKGGEVMETFLQKHGREITALFAHNDDMALGAIKAIEAYGLRPGIDIKIVSIDAARGAFLAMIDGKLNATIECNPLLGPTFLEVALKVVNGESVPKWLPSKEGVFYPENALDILPTRKY; the protein is encoded by the coding sequence ATGAATATCCGAAAGCAGCTCCGGATAGCGGCCGTGTTCTGGTGCGCTGCCGCGCTCGGCGGGTGCGGATCGGCCTCGCCGGCGGGCTCCGGAAGTCCGTCGACGGCGGAGTGCACGGCCGCCCGGAAGACGTACCAGGACATCGTCGTCGGCTACGCCCAGATCGGGGCGGAAAGCGAATGGCGAGCCGCCAACACGGCATCGGTCAAGGAGGCGGCCGCGGAACTGGGCGTCGAGCTGAAGTTTTCGGACGCGCAACAAAAGCAGGAAAACCAGATTCGGGCGATCCGGTCCTTCATCGTCCAGAAGGTGGACGTCATCGGCGTACCGCCGGTGGTCGAAACCGGCTGGCTGGAAGTCTTCCAGCAGGCCAAATCCGCCGGGATCCCCATCATTCTGGTGGACCGGCGCGCCGCGGTGCCGGACGATCTCTACGTCACGCTCCTGGGGTCCGACTTTCTGGAGGAGGGCCGCAACGCCGCCCGGGCGATGGCCAAGGTTACGGGCGGGAAGGCGAAAATCGTGGAGTTGGTGGGGACGATCGGATCCGCGCCGGCCAACGATCGCTACAAGGGCTTCCGCGAGGTGCTCAAGGATTATCCGGGGATGGAGATCATCGATTCGGCCTCCGGCGACTTCATCCTCGCCAAGGGCGGAGAGGTGATGGAAACCTTCCTGCAGAAGCACGGCCGGGAGATCACCGCCCTGTTCGCCCACAACGACGATATGGCGCTGGGGGCGATCAAGGCGATCGAAGCGTATGGGCTGCGTCCGGGAATCGACATCAAGATCGTGTCGATCGACGCCGCCCGCGGCGCGTTTCTGGCGATGATCGACGGAAAATTGAACGCCACCATCGAATGCAATCCGCTGCTGGGGCCGACGTTCCTGGAAGTCGCGCTGAAGGTCGTCAACGGCGAATCCGTGCCGAAATGGCTTCCTTCCAAAGAAGGTGTATTTTATCCGGAAAACGCGCTGGACATCCTGCCCACGAGAAAATATTAG
- a CDS encoding sensor histidine kinase, protein MTAKPQAYGSPSAPAPAGAPFRASARTVLDACKRALRGAAGIHLSIRMKILLSLSIVIVLMGATNILLMLQMLNYTRQYDSIITNITTANSISGTIKPAIDAEIWKIVTGSKSFSEGSQYRIIDDAVAKVQQMKVNTTSPKAKLKLDVILRTLQTLTQSVDAMGRQIEGKSTAAENEAALENIRFITSVLDAGVQDYVLFEVQRTNLQYEQMREGFIQWEISYVVLLVGSVVFSVLAAWGISGSIYRPIRKLHDVTSTITKQDLQALVTHDNVDEITEMGMSFNIMIGKIRELLDSKIKEQKNLKKAELRALQAQINPHFLYNTLDTIIWMAEAKKNDQVIEIVSALSNFFRISLSKGQDWITVREEIERTRSYLTIQKIRYRDILDYRIEAEEQVLKNTVLKLVLQPLVENALYHGVKNKRQGGTIVLRARRNGGDEVVFEVEDDGIGFTPAKLAQVREELAADTGDIRMESGFGIGNVNKRIKLYYGKQYGLTIESEFGAGTRVRLVIPTVPDDQLAGG, encoded by the coding sequence ATGACGGCAAAACCGCAGGCATACGGTTCCCCCTCCGCCCCCGCTCCGGCCGGGGCGCCGTTCCGCGCGTCCGCGCGGACGGTCCTCGACGCATGCAAGCGCGCCCTCCGGGGGGCGGCGGGGATCCACCTCTCGATCCGGATGAAGATCCTGCTCTCGCTGTCGATCGTCATCGTGCTGATGGGCGCGACCAACATCCTGCTGATGCTGCAGATGTTGAATTACACCCGGCAGTACGATTCGATCATCACCAACATCACCACGGCCAACAGCATCAGCGGGACGATCAAGCCGGCGATCGACGCCGAAATCTGGAAGATCGTCACCGGCTCGAAGAGTTTCAGCGAGGGCAGCCAGTACCGGATCATCGACGACGCGGTGGCCAAGGTGCAGCAAATGAAGGTGAACACCACTTCCCCCAAGGCGAAGCTCAAGCTTGACGTCATTCTGCGAACCCTGCAGACGCTCACCCAGTCCGTGGACGCCATGGGCCGCCAGATCGAGGGAAAAAGCACCGCCGCGGAAAACGAGGCCGCGCTGGAAAACATCCGCTTCATCACCTCGGTCCTTGACGCGGGAGTCCAGGATTACGTCCTCTTCGAAGTGCAGCGGACAAACCTGCAGTACGAACAGATGCGCGAGGGGTTCATCCAGTGGGAGATTTCCTACGTCGTCCTGCTGGTCGGGTCGGTGGTCTTTTCCGTCCTGGCCGCGTGGGGGATCTCCGGAAGCATCTACCGGCCCATCCGCAAACTGCATGACGTGACCTCCACCATCACCAAGCAGGACCTGCAGGCCCTGGTGACCCACGACAACGTCGACGAGATCACCGAAATGGGGATGAGCTTCAACATCATGATCGGCAAGATCCGCGAGCTGCTGGATTCCAAGATCAAGGAACAGAAAAACCTGAAGAAGGCCGAACTGCGGGCGCTGCAGGCGCAGATCAATCCGCATTTTCTCTACAACACCCTGGATACGATCATCTGGATGGCGGAGGCCAAAAAGAACGACCAGGTGATCGAGATCGTCAGCGCGCTGTCGAATTTTTTCCGCATCAGTCTCAGCAAAGGCCAGGACTGGATCACGGTGAGGGAGGAGATCGAGCGAACCCGGAGCTATCTGACGATCCAGAAGATCCGCTACCGTGACATCCTCGATTACCGGATCGAAGCCGAGGAGCAGGTTCTTAAGAACACGGTCCTGAAGCTGGTCCTGCAGCCCCTGGTGGAAAACGCCCTGTACCACGGGGTGAAGAACAAGCGCCAAGGGGGGACCATCGTCCTGCGGGCGAGGCGGAACGGCGGCGACGAGGTCGTGTTCGAGGTGGAGGACGACGGCATCGGCTTCACGCCGGCCAAGCTGGCCCAGGTGCGCGAGGAGCTGGCGGCGGACACGGGGGACATCCGGATGGAAAGCGGCTTCGGAATCGGCAACGTGAACAAGCGCATCAAGCTCTATTACGGAAAGCAATACGGCCTCACCATCGAAAGCGAATTCGGGGCGGGGACGCGCGTGCGGCTGGTCATCCCGACGGTCCCGGACGACCAGCTGGCCGGCGGATGA
- a CDS encoding response regulator: protein MPYRVFLVEDEVVTRENIRDNVSWEADGFVFCGDAPDGEAALPLLQAAKPDVLITDIKMPFMDGLELSRIVRERMPAVKIVILSGHDEFEYAQRAIKLGVAEYLLKPVSARDLHQVLQRLAAQLEQEIKEHESLELLWGQIEQNQAALRERLLLKIVVGAVSPAEVADQSRLLGLNLTARWYLVAVARIELNDPRQQFEYPRYETVHRVIQSVVEGDPDVFLLKKDWEELVLIFKANTREIIEADRARITDRIRQLVPGSECRLVIGCGSPEKQLGELSRSFIEAVLHIQEQSRAADPEGALDRSEWLCAEKPAVEEYLKSGAQEDFDPFFETCIRPLAATAVKSYIVRVYLFMEVLLTTARFVINLGGDAGQLLPEFRNIETVLAHIRTVDQIRDCIRRILSSGLEFRGRSVLFPQTGAIEQAKEYIDRHFSNPALSLGEVAAHINHSPSHFSTLFGQVTSQTFKEYITNIRVRKAKELLRSTAQSSSAIAYQVGYADPHYFSSVFKKKTGLSPKEYRNRPRKAGPESGG from the coding sequence ATGCCTTACAGAGTGTTTCTCGTGGAGGACGAAGTCGTCACCCGGGAGAACATCCGCGACAACGTAAGCTGGGAGGCGGACGGCTTCGTGTTCTGCGGAGACGCCCCCGACGGCGAGGCGGCTTTGCCCCTGCTGCAGGCCGCCAAACCGGACGTGCTGATCACCGACATCAAGATGCCCTTCATGGACGGCCTGGAACTCAGCCGGATCGTCCGCGAGCGGATGCCCGCGGTGAAGATCGTCATCCTCAGCGGGCACGACGAGTTCGAATACGCCCAGCGGGCGATCAAGCTGGGAGTCGCGGAATACCTGCTCAAGCCCGTCAGCGCGCGCGACCTGCACCAGGTGCTGCAGCGGCTCGCCGCCCAGCTTGAACAGGAAATCAAGGAGCACGAAAGCCTGGAACTGCTGTGGGGGCAGATCGAACAGAACCAGGCCGCCCTGCGGGAGCGGCTGCTGCTGAAAATCGTCGTGGGCGCCGTATCCCCGGCCGAGGTGGCGGATCAAAGCCGGCTCCTGGGCCTCAACCTGACCGCCCGCTGGTACCTGGTCGCCGTGGCGCGGATCGAACTCAACGACCCGCGGCAGCAGTTCGAATACCCCCGGTATGAAACGGTCCACCGCGTCATCCAATCCGTAGTCGAAGGCGACCCGGACGTCTTCCTGCTGAAAAAGGATTGGGAAGAGCTGGTGCTGATATTCAAGGCCAACACCCGCGAGATTATCGAGGCGGACCGCGCGCGGATCACGGACCGCATCCGGCAGCTGGTACCCGGCAGCGAGTGCCGGCTGGTCATCGGCTGCGGGTCGCCCGAAAAGCAGCTCGGCGAGTTGTCCCGGTCGTTCATCGAAGCCGTCCTGCACATCCAGGAGCAATCCCGCGCCGCCGATCCCGAGGGCGCCCTGGATCGGTCGGAATGGCTGTGCGCGGAAAAGCCCGCGGTGGAGGAGTACCTGAAGAGCGGCGCCCAGGAGGATTTCGATCCGTTTTTCGAGACCTGCATCCGGCCGCTCGCCGCGACGGCGGTGAAATCCTACATCGTCCGGGTGTACCTGTTCATGGAAGTCCTGCTGACCACCGCCCGGTTCGTGATCAATCTGGGCGGCGACGCCGGCCAGCTGCTTCCGGAATTCCGCAACATCGAGACGGTCCTGGCGCACATCCGCACGGTCGACCAAATCCGCGATTGCATCCGCCGGATCCTGTCCAGCGGATTGGAATTCCGCGGGAGGAGCGTGCTGTTCCCCCAGACCGGGGCGATCGAGCAGGCCAAGGAATACATCGATCGGCATTTCTCCAACCCCGCCCTCTCGCTCGGCGAAGTGGCGGCCCACATCAACCACAGTCCGAGCCACTTCAGCACCCTCTTCGGGCAGGTGACTTCCCAGACCTTCAAGGAGTACATCACCAACATCCGGGTGAGGAAAGCCAAGGAATTGCTGCGCTCCACCGCGCAATCCTCCTCCGCGATCGCCTATCAGGTCGGATACGCCGATCCGCACTACTTCAGTTCCGTCTTTAAAAAGAAGACCGGGCTCTCGCCGAAGGAATACCGGAACCGGCCCCGGAAAGCCGGCCCGGAATCCGGAGGCTAG
- a CDS encoding PD40 domain-containing protein produces the protein MKPAARGLRTGKKIIYYSSTGYDNYPVIPYLHIMNSDGSVKRRLTDGVDQNRDPDWSPDGTRIAFVTEYLGDIFLADPDGRSLQRLTGGKARATWSPLAGFLGLVPLPPLYRLLLAGTLLCYVVLTQAMKTRFIRRFPD, from the coding sequence ATGAAGCCTGCTGCGCGTGGTCTCCGGACGGGGAAAAAAATAATCTATTACTCCAGCACCGGATACGACAACTACCCGGTCATCCCCTATCTCCACATCATGAACTCGGACGGAAGCGTAAAGCGGCGCCTTACGGACGGCGTCGATCAGAACCGGGACCCCGACTGGTCGCCGGACGGAACCCGGATCGCCTTTGTCACGGAATACCTTGGCGACATATTCCTCGCCGATCCCGACGGCCGCAGCCTGCAGCGGCTGACCGGCGGCAAAGCGCGGGCGACATGGTCCCCGCTGGCCGGCTTTCTCGGACTGGTTCCATTGCCGCCGCTCTACCGGCTGTTGCTGGCCGGAACGCTTCTATGCTACGTGGTCCTGACCCAGGCGATGAAAACCCGGTTTATCCGGAGGTTCCCGGACTGA
- the eno gene encoding phosphopyruvate hydratase, with protein MKSTIQKIFAREILDSRGNPTVEVEVTLEGGAQARAAVPSGASTGVHEALEMRDGDKARYGGKGVVQAAAHVNHEIAAKLAGMDAMDQKAVDQAMLDLDGSPNKSKLGANAILGVSLAVARAAAAAAGKPLYRHLGGDSANLLPVPMFNILNGGVHANWQGTDLQEFMIAPVGAPNFREALRWGSEVYHALKGVLKSQGHTVGVGDEGGFAPALKTNAAAVEVILQAIEKAGYKPGGQIALALDPASSGFYEDGLYNLRTENRKVTSAQMVELYKDWSAKYPLAVLEDGLAEDDWDGWKLLNQTIGGKVELVGDDLFVTNVERIARGIRENAANAVLIKLNQIGTLTETIAAIDMAKKAGWGAMVSHRSGETIDSFIADLTVAMGTGHLKTGAPCRGERVEKYNQLMRIEEELGAKAVYAGRKAFVR; from the coding sequence ATGAAGTCAACGATCCAAAAAATTTTCGCGCGGGAAATTCTCGACTCGCGCGGCAACCCGACCGTGGAAGTGGAAGTGACGCTGGAGGGCGGGGCGCAAGCCCGCGCGGCGGTTCCCTCCGGCGCATCGACCGGGGTGCATGAGGCGCTGGAAATGCGCGACGGCGACAAGGCCCGCTACGGCGGCAAAGGCGTGGTGCAGGCCGCCGCCCACGTCAACCACGAGATCGCCGCGAAACTCGCCGGGATGGACGCGATGGACCAGAAGGCGGTCGATCAGGCGATGCTCGACCTGGACGGCTCGCCCAATAAGAGCAAGCTGGGGGCGAACGCGATCCTCGGCGTCAGCCTGGCGGTCGCCCGGGCGGCGGCGGCCGCGGCGGGCAAGCCGCTGTACCGCCACCTGGGGGGCGACTCGGCCAACCTGCTGCCGGTGCCGATGTTCAACATCCTCAACGGCGGCGTGCACGCCAACTGGCAGGGGACCGACCTGCAGGAGTTCATGATCGCCCCGGTGGGAGCGCCAAACTTCCGGGAGGCTTTGCGCTGGGGAAGCGAGGTCTATCATGCGCTGAAAGGCGTCCTCAAGAGCCAAGGGCACACCGTCGGTGTGGGCGACGAGGGCGGCTTCGCCCCGGCGCTCAAGACCAACGCCGCGGCGGTGGAAGTGATCCTGCAGGCGATCGAGAAAGCCGGTTACAAACCAGGCGGACAGATCGCGCTGGCGCTCGACCCGGCTTCGAGCGGGTTCTACGAGGACGGCTTGTACAACCTGCGGACCGAAAACCGCAAGGTTACCTCGGCCCAGATGGTCGAGCTCTATAAGGATTGGTCGGCCAAGTACCCGCTGGCCGTTCTCGAGGACGGCCTGGCGGAGGACGATTGGGACGGGTGGAAGCTGCTCAATCAGACGATCGGCGGGAAGGTCGAGCTGGTCGGCGACGACCTGTTCGTCACCAACGTCGAACGCATCGCGCGCGGGATCAGGGAAAACGCCGCCAACGCGGTGCTGATCAAGCTCAACCAGATCGGGACGCTCACCGAAACCATCGCCGCGATCGACATGGCCAAGAAGGCGGGTTGGGGCGCGATGGTCTCCCACCGCAGCGGCGAGACGATCGACAGCTTCATCGCCGATCTGACCGTGGCGATGGGAACCGGCCACCTGAAAACCGGCGCGCCCTGCCGCGGCGAGCGCGTCGAAAAGTACAACCAGCTGATGCGGATCGAGGAGGAACTCGGCGCCAAGGCGGTCTACGCCGGGCGCAAAGCGTTTGTCCGGTAG